In a genomic window of Lycium ferocissimum isolate CSIRO_LF1 chromosome 9, AGI_CSIRO_Lferr_CH_V1, whole genome shotgun sequence:
- the LOC132030748 gene encoding tetraspanin-8-like, which yields MMRVSNNLVGILNIITFLISIPIIGGGIWLSRQADTECERFLEKPVIALGVFVMLVSLAGLIGSCCRVSWLLWFYLLVMFLLIVLIFCFTIFAFVVTNKGAGQALSGKGYKEYRLGDYSNWLTKRVNNHWGRIQSCLQDSKICKTLIDDGSSTKVEDFYEKHLSALQSGCCKPSNDCNFTYVSPTNWTKNSTSSLTNPDCNLWSNDPNVLCYSCESCKAGLLDNIKSDWKRVAVLNIIFLVFLIVVYSVGCCAFRNTRRDNSYKRYP from the exons atgatgcgtgtgagtaacaatttagTAGGAATTCTCAACATAATCACATTTCTGATTTCAATCCCAATCATAGGAGGAGGTATATGGCTATCAAGGCAAGCAGATACAGAGTGTGAGAGGTTTCTTGAAAAGCCTGTCATAGCACTTGGAGTTTTTGTCATGTTGGTTTCATTAGCCGGTCTAATTGGTTCATGTTGTAGAGTTTCATGGCTTCTATGGTTTTACCTTCTTGTTATGTTCCTGTTGATTGTCTTGATTTTTTGCTTCACTATTTTTGCTTTTGTGGTGACTAATAAGGGCGCTGGTCAAGCCTTATCTGGTAAAGGCTATAAAGAGTATAGGCTTGGTGATTATTCTAATTGGTTAACAAAAAGGGTTAATAATCATTGGGGTAGGATTCAGAGTTGCTTGCAGGATAGTAAGATCTGCAAAACTTTGATTGATGATGGGTCTAGCACAAAAGTTGAAGACTTTTACGAAAAACATCTCTCTGCTCTTCAG TCTGGTTGCTGTAAGCCATCAAATGACTGCAACTTTACCTACGTGAGCCCGACTAATTGGACCAAGAATTCAACCTCATCCTTGACCAATCCAGACTGTAACTTGTGGAGCAACGATCCTAATGTCTTGTGTTATAGCTGCGAATCCTGCAAAGCCGGGCTGCTAGACAATATCAAGAGTGACTGGAAGAGGGTGGCTGTACTTAATATCATATTCCTCGTCTTCCTCATTGTTGTCTACTCTGTTGGATGCTGTGCTTTCAGAAACACTAGGCGTGACAATTCTTATAAGCGTTACCCTTAA
- the LOC132031908 gene encoding LOW QUALITY PROTEIN: tetraspanin-15 (The sequence of the model RefSeq protein was modified relative to this genomic sequence to represent the inferred CDS: deleted 1 base in 1 codon; substituted 1 base at 1 genomic stop codon), with the protein MAENPNQIENVVVAVPEVKNEVKLEFDGPKVKKPKSIIQINRIIVLSLLIFSFLLSLPVLSEVIWIFSVGQYECEELMNLPKLQIGIAIGLITLVYWISNLVAYLRSRFQAIGLLIAMVPPIIMFIVGLGLVGSYEMVTQVVPGSPAWLKRTVHNEETWNNIKSCIYSTKTCKDXISRTYLLKSYDYTTTKLSSVESGCCIPPSLCQMEFVNATFWRKANSPISAHSATFDKDCDLWEDEETVLCYNLSYF; encoded by the exons ATGGCTGAAAATCCCAATCAAATAGAAAACGTGGTAGTGGCTGTTCCGGAAGtaaaaaatgaagtgaaatTAGAATTTGATGGGCCTAAAGTGAAGAAACCTAAGAGCATAATCCAAATAAATCGTATTATTGTGCTTTCATTACTTATATTCTCTTTCCTTTTGTCACTTCCAGTTCTTTCTGAAGTCATATGGATATTTTCTGTAGGACAATATGAATGTGAAGAGTTAATGAACTTGCCAAAGTTACAAATAGGAATTGCAATT GGCTTGATCACTCTTGTTTATTGGATTAGCAATCTTGTAGCGTATTTGAGGTCTCGTTTTCAAGCTATTGGGCTTCTTATAGCTATGGTGCCACCGATCATAATGTTCATTGTGGGCTTGGGCCTTGTTGGATCGTATGAAATGGTGACCCAAGTGGTTCCTGGTTCCCCGGCATGGCTCAAGAGGACAGTGCATAATGAAGAGACTTGGAACAATATCAAGTCTTGCATATACTCCACAAAAACTTGCAAGGATTGAATCTCGAGGACATATTTGTTGAAGTCTTATGATTACACAACTACCAAGTTGTCTTCAGTTGAG TCTGGGTGTTGCATTCCGCCATCACTTTGCCAAATGGAATTCGTAAATGCAACATTTTGGAGAAAAGCAAATTCACCAATTAGTGCTCATTCTGCAACTTTCGATAAAGATTGTGATTTGTGGGAAGATGAAGAAACAGTGTTATGCTACAATTTGTCATACTTTTAA
- the LOC132030750 gene encoding GDSL esterase/lipase At2g24560-like: MVLRAFFFFTIFFCNISIITSQAIPKFTSILVFGDSTVDTGNNNHILTIAKGNHPPYGQDYPNHIPTGRFSNGKLVPDILAILLNLKKNGVPPYMQPDLPTNELLTGICFASGGTGYDELTSTISGAIPMRKQLDYFKEYLRKIRVLVGEIEAERIVNGALVIVSAGTNDFIFNFYDLPKRRLRFSLSKYQDFLLGKLQSFVKELYDLGCRNIIVNGLPPIGCLPIQMTAKSPLLRTCINKENFDAQIYNQKLEHLLLQLQAHLPGIKILYIDSYAFVSDLINNAQEYGFEETKRGCCGSGLVEAGPLCTRLSPVCSDPSQFIFFDSIHPTESTYYKATDYLLKQLLPKFEKF, from the exons ATGGTACTAAgagctttcttcttcttcacaatttTCTTTTGCAATATTAGTATAATCACTAGTCAAGCCATACCAAAATTCACTTCCATTCTAGTATTTGGTGATTCCACAGTGGATACTGGTAATAACAACCACATACTCACTATAGCCAAAGGTAATCATCCACCATATGGTCAAGATTACCCTAACCATATCCCCACGGGCAGATTTTCCAATGGAAAATTAGTGCCAGACATATTGGCTATTTTACTAAATCTCAAGAAAAATGGTGTTCCTCCATACATGCAGCCAGATTTACCAACAAATGAATTGCTCACTGGAATTTGCTTTGCATCAGGTGGGACAGGATATGATGAATTAACTAGTACTATTTCTGGAGCAATTCCAATGAGGAAGCAGTTAGATTATTTCAAGGAATATTTGAGGAAAATTAGAGTTCTTGTAGGAGAAATTGAAGCTGAAAGAATAGTGAATGGTGCTTTGGTTATTGTTAGTGCTGGGACTAAtgactttatttttaatttctatgaTTTACCCAAAAGAAGGCTTCGGTTCAGCTTGAGTAAGTACCAAGATTTTTTGCTAGGCAAGCTGCAAAGCTTTGTCAAG GAATTATATGATCTTGGATGCCGTAATATTATTGTAAATGGACTGCCTCCAATTGGTTGTCTTCCCATTCAAATGACAGCAAAATCTCCACTTCtgagaacttgcataaataaagAGAATTTTGATGCTCAAATTTATAATCAAAAGCTTGAGCATTTGTTACTTCAATTGCAAGCGCATCTTCCTGGAATTAAAATCTTATATATAGACTCCTATGCTTTTGTGTCGGACCTTATCAACAATGCACAGGAATATG GATTTGAGGAAACAAAACGAGGGTGTTGTGGAAGTGGATTAGTTGAAGCAGGACCATTGTGTACAAGGCTGTCACCAGTGTGTTCAGATCCCTCACAATTCATATTCTTTGATAGCATTCATCCAACAGAATCTACATACTACAAGGCTACTGACTACTTACTCAAGCAACTCCTCcctaaatttgaaaaattctAG
- the LOC132030749 gene encoding GDSL esterase/lipase At2g24560-like, with protein MALQAIFFFTFFLWSDIITSQTLMPNITSTLIFGDSTMDTGNNNYIFTLVKANHPPYGKDYPNHASTGRFSNGKLVPDILACLLNLKQDGVPPYLQPNLSTNELLTGINFASAGSGYDELTSIITSTISMTKQLRYFKEYLEKIKGVVGEIEAERIVKSALVIISCGTNDFIFNFYDVPTRRIQFSMSEYQDFLLDKLQFFVKELYDLGCRMMLVNGLPPIGCLPVQMTAKSPLRGTCIENENSDSQIYNQKLKELLVQLQAQFAGSKMLYADSYTPLLDLINNPQEYGFVETNRGCCGSGLVEAGPLCTRFSPVCSNTSEYVFFDSVHPTEAACIKLIEYLVKDFFSQFSSIPSP; from the exons ATGGCACTTCAAGCTATCttcttttttacctttttcttgtggAGTGATATCATTACTAGTCAAACACTCATGCCAAATATTACTTCCACTCTAATTTTTGGTGATTCCACAATGGATACAGGAAATAACAACTACATATTCACTTTAGTCAAAGCAAATCACCCACCTTATGGCAAAGATTATCCTAATCATGCCTCCACAGGGAGATTTTCAAATGGAAAATTAGTGCCAGACATATTAGCTTGCTTACTAAATCTCAAACAAGATGGTGTTCCTCCATATTTACAGCCAAATTTATCAACAAATGAATTGCTCACGGGAATTAACTTTGCATCAGCTGGATCAGGATATGATGAACTGACCAGTATAATTACTAGCACAATTTCTATGACTAAACAGTTACGATATTTTAAGGagtatttggagaaaattaaaGGGGTTGTAGGAGAAATTGAAGCTGAAAGAATAGTGAAAAGTGCTTTGGTTATTATTAGTTGTGGGACTAAtgactttatttttaatttctatgaTGTGCCAACAAGAAGGATTCAGTTCAGTATGAGTGAGTACCAAGATTTTCTGCTAGACAAGCTGCAATTTTTTGTCAAG GAACTTTATGATCTTGGATGCCGTATGATGTTAGTGAATGGCCTGCCTCCAATTGGATGTCTTCCAGTTCAAATGACAGCAAAATCTCCACTTCGTGGAACTTGCATAGAAAATGAGAATTCTGATTCTCAGATTTATAATcaaaagcttaaggaattaTTAGTTCAATTGCAAGCACAATTTGCTGGAAGCAAAATGTTATATGCAGACAGCTACACTCCTCTATTAGACCTTATTAACAATCCACAAGAATATG gatttgttgaaacaaacaGAGGATGTTGTGGAAGTGGACTAGTTGAAGCTGGACCCTTGTGTACGAGGTTCTCTCCCGTGTGTTCAAATACTTCAGAATACGTATTTTTTGATAGCGTTCATCCAACTGAAGCAGCATGCATTAAGCTTATTGAGTACCTGGTGAAGGACTTTTTCTCACAATTCTCAAGCATTCCAAGTCCTTGA
- the LOC132069506 gene encoding cell wall protein IFF6-like — MARVKGLGFLALLVLSTLVMVSEGRVARKDLGLDLGGGIGVGVGAGVGLGLGGGSGSGAGAGAGSGSGSGSRSSSSSSSSSSSTSSGNGNAGSEAGSYAGSRAGSGSGSRRGSSRAGSEAGSYAGSRAGSGSGN, encoded by the coding sequence ATGGCTAGGGTGAAGGGTTTGGGCTTTCTTGCTTTGCTTGTTTTGTCAACTCTTGTGATGGTCTCAGAGGGTCGAGTAGCACGAAAGGATTTGGGCCTAGACTTGGGTGGTGGTATAGGAGTGGGCGTTGGTGCTGGGGTGGGCTTGGGCCTAGGAGGGGGAAGTGGTTCAGGGGCCGGAGCAGGAGCAGGTTCTGGCTCTGGGTCTGGCTCAAGATCAAGTTCTAGTTCAAGCTCAAGCTCAAGTTCAACTTCCTCGGGCAATGGTAATGCAGGTTCAGAGGCAGGCTCATATGCTGGATCAAGAGCTGGTTCTGGTTCTGGTAGTCGACGTGGGTCAAGTCGTGCAGGCTCAGAGGCAGGCTCATACGCTGGATCAAGAGCCGGTTCTGGTTCCGGTAATTAA